TACAGGAGAGTATGGCTTGTGGTACACCGATGGTTTCCTTTAAGGTGGGCGGCGTCACAGATTTAGTGCGTCATGGTGTGACAGGCTACTTAGCTGCACCAGAGGATGCGAATGATTTTTGTAACGGAATTGTTGAGTTATTAGAGGATGAGAGGTTGGGCGATCGCATGAGTCAAAATTGTCGAGCGATCGCACTTCAAGAATACCCCTTAGATTTACAAGCCAAGCGATACATAGAACTATATCGGAAAATTATCAATAATTAGCGATAAATTGATTATTAATAATGACTATCCGACAAACAATTATAGAGAACCTAAATACTAAATAAAGAAAAGTTAGTACACTGTTTATCTAAATTCACGTAAGACAACAATATTGAGTCACAGAAACATGATTAGCATTATTACCCCAGTTTATAACGGTGAAAAGTTTATTGCATCCTGCATTAAAGTTGTTATTGACCAAAAATGTCCAGATGTTGAACACATCGTTATAGATGGGGCTTCTACAGACAAAACTGTAGACATCATCAAACAATATGCCGCACAGTATTCACACATTCGCTGGATTTCAGAGAAAGATCGGGGACAGTCGGATGCAATGAATAAAGGAATTGCAATGGCAAAAGGAAATATCTTAGCGATTCTGAATGTTGATGATTATTATGAGCCAAATGTATTAAACCGAGTTTTAGAAATATTTAAAACATTACCAGAACCTAGTTTTCTTGTAGGTAATTGTAATGTTTGGAACGATGAAGGTCAAAAAATCAGTATAAATAAGCCTTCTAAGTTAGAATTTCATAAATTACTTTTAGCTCCACATGGAACTCACTTCCCAATAAATCCTTCTGCTTACTTTTATCATATCTCTCTCCATGAAAAAGTAGGGCTGTATCAAGTTAATGAACATTATGCGATGGACTATGATTTTATTCTGAGAGCAGTACAAGTAGCTACAGTCATGTATATTAATGAAACTTGGGGAAACTATAGATTGATAGAAGGGACAAAAACTAGAAATGATGAGAAAAGTGGTCAATCTACCCAGCGTTTAGAGCGACTTTTAGCTAATTATCGAAATAAACTTCCTATAGTTCAGCGTTGGAAAATAGTTTTTATCAGAGAATTTGCTAAACAAAGTAATCAATTAAAATATTACCTTAATAGATTAAAGTATTATACTCAAAATGAGCAGTTGTTGTTACAATACTTTAAAAGTAAGTTAACCAAAATTCTAAGTTAGTATCAAAACCTGAAAAACTCAATATATAAGTTTAAAACTATATTTTTTGTGTATGCATAATAAACAAACAATTCTCTTCTTCTTCCCACATAATCCCTACCCTCCTAAATCAGGAGCGCACAAACGCTGTCTAGAAATGCTAACTGGGCTTCGAGAACGTGGATG
The genomic region above belongs to Calothrix sp. NIES-2098 and contains:
- a CDS encoding glycosyltransferase involved in cell wall biogenesis, translating into MISIITPVYNGEKFIASCIKVVIDQKCPDVEHIVIDGASTDKTVDIIKQYAAQYSHIRWISEKDRGQSDAMNKGIAMAKGNILAILNVDDYYEPNVLNRVLEIFKTLPEPSFLVGNCNVWNDEGQKISINKPSKLEFHKLLLAPHGTHFPINPSAYFYHISLHEKVGLYQVNEHYAMDYDFILRAVQVATVMYINETWGNYRLIEGTKTRNDEKSGQSTQRLERLLANYRNKLPIVQRWKIVFIREFAKQSNQLKYYLNRLKYYTQNEQLLLQYFKSKLTKILS